The window TCTAGCTAACAACTGTAAGCTTGTGTTATCACaaccaaatgtatttaattttttacttaATATGCTCTTCATTTCAAGTAATGTTACTACAGGCAATCCATCGAAAGGATAGCTGGTTTGGTGTAGATTCAAATCAAGTTTCATGATGTACAGGAGGGCTTTCCCATATCTGTGGGTTTGAAATTGTGGTGGCAGATTCCCCACCCCCACTCTCCATTACATCTGGTGCCTACATGGTCTTTCAGCTGCGTTGAGTGCAATATACTCAAGATCAATATTACATCACACAATACCATATCTGCACCCTGCTGTGTTGGTCATATAATTAGAATCACATTCAAGGTAGCTTTCAGTCAacagcatttttatttatttacctttatttaactaggcaagttagttaacaaattcttattttcaatggcagtctaggaacagtgggttaactgccttgttcaggagattcgatcttgcaacctttcggttactagtccaatgctctaaccactaggatacctgccaccccaaGACTCATGAGCAATGCCTGAATCACAGCACAGTGAATTAAGCAGTCAGTAAATGAAGAGATAGGTAGGAGTGACTAGATGTATTTGTGAAGATCATATGCCCTCATGTATTGTATGATGGGTGATATAGCTACATTTAGTCATAAGGTGAATATGATCCAATGATGACAACACCATATATACTAAGTACTCCATTTCTGTATATTACACAAGAACCACAGGTCTAGTGAAAGGTGTAAAACAGATTTTATTATATTGTGAAATTAAAATCACAATTTACTTTTTATTATTCATGCAAGGTACTTACAGGGTTACAGGGTATTTAGAATCAGCATATGACAAAAAGCAGTACAGAACAAGCCACTGAAGTGATGTGGAGAAAACAATCATTGGTGCCCCCTTCTGGTGGAGAGAATTCCTATGAATATGATATTGCTATTATATAGGACAGTAATTAAAGTGCAAAATATGAACATGTCATTTCATAGAACAATTAAAACAGGGGTAAagaagagatgaagagggggTATGATTTCAAGGAAAAGTATGTTTATTCTCTTTCAAAAGTACAGCCTTGGGCAAACTTTGTACAGGTGCATACCAGTATGCTGatatattgtctgtgagtttaaCTTAATTTTGTTTTACAGAAAACATTATTGGAAACTTGGTTTCCCCATGGACTTGGTTTCACTGTGGGTTTTACAGGGAGGGTGTACACAGTGATACTGATACTTGTGGGCTGGAATACCTTCTCAAGCATCTTTTCCACTTTGTCCCAGCTCAGTCGATCAAGGCCACAGCCAATGCTGTAGAATAGAGGGATAGAACATTTAGTCATACATCAAATGGAAATGATTGACATGTTAAAATAATTTAATGAAACCTTTTTATGTGTAGAATGTATTCATACAAACCGAGGCATTGATATTGCAGTTACTCCGTTTTTCAAGCAATGAGACTTCATGTCCTCAAGGCTCTGCCTCAGGCTGTCATAGGTGGGCTTGTTGCTGTACTTTTCCTTTGTTATCTGTAATAGAGTAAGACACAACCAGAGACAACCCAAAAAAATGCTTTAAAAATGTTTGTTGGTTGAATGAAACTAACAAGGCAACTGTCTTACCAGGTAGTACACAAAACGCTTGTGTCCTTTCAGTACAGCGCATTGTCCTGGCACCTTCTCTGTGAAGTAAAGCAAAACCAGTGAACAGTGATCTTGATCAATGACATGGGCTTAAGATATAAGCCATGTTTTTCCAAATTCAGGGCCCATTTTAAAATGAAAAGGGCACATCACAGCAGACTTCCATAGCATGCAGTGCATAATAACAAATAATACATTATACAGAACAACTCACTCTGTTCCTTTAGCTCAGCCACTCCACCAAACTTCTTCTTGAACATAACTGCGATGCCAGCCCCCATGTGGCAGTCTTTGCTGATACAGTGGGCCAGGGCCTCATTTTCAGGACCGGAGAACAGGTCCCCCTTCACATGACGTAGGCGCCAGATGCCTTCTGCAGGCTGGGCAGGAGAGAGCAGCATTACACCACAGAACCAGTCACCACTACCCAAAACCTTAgatacattatttatttttaagaGTTTTCCCGTCCTCTTCAGCTCCAGGTAAGTGGCTAGCTTTCTAAATAGGACTGTTCACAGTAATTAACAACATATTATAGCCATTGGTTACATGCCATTCAACGGAATGGCAGCATTACCTACTAGCTAACTAAGGCGTTTTCATGCTGGCCACTTACCTTCGATTTGTCAATAGAGCGCACTGGCTCCACAGATACAGTTGACATTACTTTGGCAGGTGAGCTGTAGTCAACCAGGTGGGACGGATAAGCAATCTGTTTTGTTAATCTGCGAGGGAAAGCAATGCTACTGCGAGCAAATGAAAGTGCATTGATCATTTAAAACTGCATTAGCTAGTTATAACACTAACGTTACAGTCACAGCTGGCTATGCAGTGCCTCCCTGACCCTAGCTTTAGCATCTACAGAGCCGGCACATTTGTCTGAAAATTGCACACGGCAACTAGCTAGCTATGGTGCATTTTACCAAATATATCAATTTACTTAGCTAGTGTCGAAGTCGTTAAATTTCTCTTTCAATTTCACCAACGTAGGTATTATAAGGGTTAGAACTAGATGGGATCCAGTTTTTGTCAGATTTGACTTTTCGTAGGTTagaatttacgcagcaggttgggatgattaggttagggttagatcaaatgaaaaaaataaccaACTTTTGACGTTAATTCGACAAAAACTGTATCCCTTCTAGCATATACCCTCTATTATGGAGCTAGCATCTACTTCCTCTTTGCCACATGGTATAAGTAAGCCTATCAGAAGGCAAGGTGATGTTGACGCTTTTTCTTGTTCTTCTTCGATGGTATTATCGTGGTTGGCAAATATTAACGTTAGAGGTGCATGCTGCCCCCGGTTGTGTAAGCCTACTGTTCTGGCTTGTGTATTAATTACACTGTGACACACAAAGAGGAGGGAAATAAGAAcgaatacaaataaataaaaattgccctaccaactaaccctacacccattaaaacctcaccactattCCACTACTTTGGCTCTATCTGATCCTATGCCCGGCCGTCAGCCTGAGAGGGCATTGTTCAACACACTCTAACTCTTTTGCAGTAACATTTTGtacacccaagtacttctctgcagctgccaccacaacatgaatttctgtgatttacattccatttctgtggtacagttgataaccatggcTAATAATGCTAAGAAGCTAACCTTACTGATAAACATGTTATTCCTATCACTCTCTATTGGCCTCGGGCTACTCACAGGGATCATCTTAGGATCCCTCaccctggacccatcttcctctactactcTCTTAACTGCCTCATCATACGACACCTTCTGTACTACTCTGACCCTGACAACCTCGACCTGCCTTTCTCTCACCGGACACTTCTGATCTCCAACAACATGGgtacccctacagttaacacacacaacaTTTCCCACCGATAccacacattcctttgtctcatgccctcctgcacacttttCACATCTAGGAATCTCCCTCTTACACaatgctgcaacatgaccataagtTTGACACCTAAAATACTGTAAACATCCTAACTGACTTTGTTGGGTAAAGACAGTGTCTTCTCTGTTTCATCACGCTCTCCACCAGGTCTACGTCGCACCAAACGCTGTGCGTCACAAACACCGGGAATCTTCCATTTCAGTTGATCCTTCTCAACATTCACACCACACTagttatcactcctttcaatggcacCCTGATCCAGGGAGCAAAGAAAGTCACAGGTCTTGTCCCAAGGTGCGTGGTGCAGAGTGCCTGCTCCCTCTTGGCGGAAGACACACAAATATCATCACGAGTCCACTTCGAGTTACTTTCACCGATTCAACAGTCCCCAACCTCTTCTCCACCCAACCTGACATCACATATGGATCCACAAGAAGGAAAGGATCCGTTCTCTCAAAAAAAGGCTCAAACCCGGACATGGCACCACAGGTAATTCATCCTCACTCTTGTCAGGTTACATTTTTTCTCTTTGTACTTGACTTAAATCTTCCTCACCACACTGCTTCCCTCTACACTTAGCTCCTTTCCTTCTTCCTTGATGTCCATTTCCACAAACCTCCACGCACTTTCCACTCCTTCATCAGTTGTAGTAGCAAATGGTTCTTGTATCTTGAATTTGTCGCCATGTCTCGTCGACTCATAAAGCTCTACCAGCCGCAATTATCTGCCGCCTACGGCCATTACCCAAGGTGAAGCTGCTTAAACATATCCAGTCATTTAATATCTACAAGTACCTAGAGGTAGGAGGAGCTGAAGGTTGATTCTGCTCCTGCTCCAGTACCTACCTCCACCATCCATTCTGGAATGTGATGAAGTGAATACTGTCAAAGATGGGCAGTATGATTTCCATATTGTCAGGTTATTTATGATATTGTGATGTATGAGCTACCCTCATATACTCTGAAATTGATAGTGCATTTATTCAGGGTTATATAATAGACTTACATTCCATAAAATAGGTCAACATTGGTGTGTTTATTATACATCTTCATACACATTTACTGTTCAACATACACAAAATAAGTTGTTCTGCAAAAATTGTGCCAGATCCTGTTATTAACAACCAAGTCTGCTACCGGAATACTATATCATTGTCAGCTCTAACCATTGATATTTTTCCCAAGcaaaacataattgcaaaataaaCTTTACGATCTGCCACTGCATGTTGTCTATCATCCATATAGAGATGGAGAAAACTGGTCACTTTTACTTTACACTGCACATACAAAATTAAATCATGGGCAGTAGAACACACACATAACCATCAGTGGGAACAGAAACACGCAGATATGTACACATTAGGGATTTCAAAAGAGAAAACAAAGAAAGCTTTGAAAGAAGCAACAAGTGATGGTGTGTGGTGTGCAGGGTATGGGGAGAGAGGGTATTACAGCAACGGTTGCCCCCTCTGCACAAGAGTCCATAGTCCCCATGGGTATGGTGGTAGTGTCAGCCACCACCTGGGCACAGGGGCAGGGCACAGGATAGCTGAAGCTGCTGGTAGATGGATTCAAATTTTGATTGAAAGAAATCTATAAACTTATTACAGAGGTTCAGCTTCAGAGCTCGCTCCAGAGCTCTTGCGTACACTGATCCAGTCCCTAGGGTTGACGTCCATCTGCAGCATCTTCATCACCCACTTGTCCTTCCTGGCCCCGTCGATGAACTCATCCAGAGACAACTCCCCTGAGGGAAGACACAGTTAGCATTACTCACTAACTACTGAAACCAAACACTGTTTACAATGAGGGAAAAACATTACTAACACCCATTGTCCAATGGTCCAATTTTCCAAATACTTTAGAATGTTACACACAATAATATGTTGTACACAGTCATAATGATATGGAATCACAGTGAGAACCTGCTCAATCATTACATTATTAAAACCACAGATCAAGCTGTCAGAGAACAGTAAGAGGGTAAAGAAAGCGTCCTCACCATCTCCGTTTTCATCAACCAGTTCAAATATTCTGTTGACCACT of the Oncorhynchus kisutch isolate 150728-3 linkage group LG17, Okis_V2, whole genome shotgun sequence genome contains:
- the LOC109908123 gene encoding ADP-ribose glycohydrolase OARD1 isoform X2, whose product is MSTVSVEPVRSIDKSKPAEGIWRLRHVKGDLFSGPENEALAHCISKDCHMGAGIAVMFKKKFGGVAELKEQKKVPGQCAVLKGHKRFVYYLITKEKYSNKPTYDSLRQSLEDMKSHCLKNGVTAISMPRIGCGLDRLSWDKVEKMLEKVFQPTSISITVYTLPVKPTVKPSPWGNQVSNNVFCKTKLS
- the LOC109908123 gene encoding ADP-ribose glycohydrolase OARD1 isoform X1 translates to MINALSFARSSIAFPRRLTKQIAYPSHLVDYSSPAKVMSTVSVEPVRSIDKSKPAEGIWRLRHVKGDLFSGPENEALAHCISKDCHMGAGIAVMFKKKFGGVAELKEQKKVPGQCAVLKGHKRFVYYLITKEKYSNKPTYDSLRQSLEDMKSHCLKNGVTAISMPRIGCGLDRLSWDKVEKMLEKVFQPTSISITVYTLPVKPTVKPSPWGNQVSNNVFCKTKLS